The Pan paniscus chromosome 1, NHGRI_mPanPan1-v2.0_pri, whole genome shotgun sequence genome has a segment encoding these proteins:
- the CORT gene encoding cortistatin isoform X2 translates to MPLPPGLLLLLLSGATATAALPLEGGPTGRDSEEAAGIRKSSLLTFLAWWFEWTSQASAGPLIGEEAREVARRQEGAPPQQSARRDRMPCRNFFWKTFSSCK, encoded by the exons ATGCCGTTGCCCCCCggcctcctgctgctgctgctctccgGGGCCACGGCCACCGCTGCCCTGCCCCTGGAGGGTGGCCCCACCGGCCGAGACAGCGAG GAAGCGGCAGGAATAAGGAAAAGCAGCCTCCTGACTTTCCTCGCTTGGTGGTTTGAGTGGACCTCCCAGGCCAGTGCCGGGCCCCTCATAGGAGAGGAAGCCCGGGAGGTGGCCAGGCGGCAGGAAGGCGCCCCCCCCCAGCAATCCGCGCGCCGGGACAGAATGCCCTGCAGGAACTTCTTCTGGAAGACCTTCTCCTCCTGCAAATAA
- the CORT gene encoding cortistatin isoform X1 yields MPLPPGLLLLLLSGATATAALPLEGGPTGRDSEHMQEAAGIRKSSLLTFLAWWFEWTSQASAGPLIGEEAREVARRQEGAPPQQSARRDRMPCRNFFWKTFSSCK; encoded by the exons ATGCCGTTGCCCCCCggcctcctgctgctgctgctctccgGGGCCACGGCCACCGCTGCCCTGCCCCTGGAGGGTGGCCCCACCGGCCGAGACAGCGAG CATATGCAGGAAGCGGCAGGAATAAGGAAAAGCAGCCTCCTGACTTTCCTCGCTTGGTGGTTTGAGTGGACCTCCCAGGCCAGTGCCGGGCCCCTCATAGGAGAGGAAGCCCGGGAGGTGGCCAGGCGGCAGGAAGGCGCCCCCCCCCAGCAATCCGCGCGCCGGGACAGAATGCCCTGCAGGAACTTCTTCTGGAAGACCTTCTCCTCCTGCAAATAA